In Balaenoptera acutorostrata chromosome 19, mBalAcu1.1, whole genome shotgun sequence, the following proteins share a genomic window:
- the FBXL8 gene encoding F-box/LRR-repeat protein 8 isoform X1 yields the protein MAEPGEQLPEEVLALIFRHLPLRDRAAAARVCRAWAAAATCSTVWHNTNISCDCELEGMQPQYLSACLDHVQNLRLEFVPSREPSRLAAIELLTALAGRNPELRGLCLECRGEKRLFDSGRDVLDAVHALCRAARALRHLDLRRLPFTLDDALVLQVAHGCPELCSLFLDNSTLVGSVGPGSVLELLEACPCLRALGLHLASLSRTALEALAAPDRAPFELLALRCACPEDARAPPLPNEAWAELSRRHPGLAVELELEPALPAESVTRVLQPAVPVAALRLSLSGDTVGPVRFAARHYAATLSALEVRAAASAELNAALEELAERCAGLREVHCFCVVRPSVLHAFRTHCPRLRSYTLKLTREPHPWRPTLVT from the exons ATGGCGGAACCTGGAGAACAACTGCCGGAGGAGGTGCTGGCACTCATTTTCCGTCACCTGCCCCTGCGGGACCGCGCCGCTGCTGCGAGGGTTTGCAGAGCTTGGGCTGCCGCTGCCACCTGCAGCACTGTGTGGCACAACACGAACATCAG TTGCGACTGTGAGCTAGAAGGCATGCAGCCGCAGTATCTGTCCGCTTGCCTGGACCACGTTCAGAATCTACGTCTGGAATTTGTGCCGTCCAGGGAGCCGAGCCGCCTGGCGGCCATAGAGTTGCTGACCGCACTGGCTGGCCGTAACCCCGAGCTGCGAGGCCTGTGCCTGGAGTGCCGCGGAGAAAAGCGGCTCTTCGACTCGGGCCGCGACGTCCTGGACGCCGTGCACGCCCTCTGTAGGGCTGCCCGCGCACTGCGCCACCTCGACCTGAGGCGCTTGCCCTTCACACTGGACGACGCTCTGGTGCTGCAGGTGGCACACGGCTGCCCGGAGCTCTGCAGCCTTTTCCTGGATAACAGTACGCTGGTGGGCAGCGTGGGGCCAGGCTCCGTGCTGGAGTTACTAGAGGCCTGCCCCTGCCTACGCGCCCTCGGCCTGCACCTGGCCAGCCTGTCGCGCACCGCGCTGGAGGCACTGGCGGCGCCAGACCGCGCACCTTTTGAGCTCCTGGCCCTGCGGTGCGCATGTCCCGAAGACGCACGCGCGCCGCCCCTGCCTAACGAAGCCTGGGCCGAGCTGAGCCGCCGCCACCCTGGACTGGCCGtagagctggagctggagccGGCTCTGCCTGCCGAGAGCGTGACGCGCGTCCTGCAGCCTGCTGTGCCCGTGGCTGCGCTGCGCCTCAGCCTCTCTGGGGACACCGTAGGCCCGGTGCGCTTCGCAGCGCGCCACTACGCCGCAACCTTGAGCGCGCTCGAAGTGCGCGCTGCCGCCTCTGCCGAGCTGAACGCCGCGCTGGAAGAGCTGGCAGAGCGCTGCGCGGGCCTGCGCGAAGTGCACTGCTTCTGCGTGGTGCGACCCTCCGTGCTGCACGCCTTCCGCACGCACTGCCCGCGCCTGCGCAGCTACACGCTCAAGCTAACGCGGGAGCCACATCCCTGGCGGCCCACGCTTGTGACGTGA
- the FBXL8 gene encoding F-box/LRR-repeat protein 8 isoform X2: MAEPGEQLPEEVLALIFRHLPLRDRAAAARVCRAWAAAATCSTVWHNTNIREPSRLAAIELLTALAGRNPELRGLCLECRGEKRLFDSGRDVLDAVHALCRAARALRHLDLRRLPFTLDDALVLQVAHGCPELCSLFLDNSTLVGSVGPGSVLELLEACPCLRALGLHLASLSRTALEALAAPDRAPFELLALRCACPEDARAPPLPNEAWAELSRRHPGLAVELELEPALPAESVTRVLQPAVPVAALRLSLSGDTVGPVRFAARHYAATLSALEVRAAASAELNAALEELAERCAGLREVHCFCVVRPSVLHAFRTHCPRLRSYTLKLTREPHPWRPTLVT; this comes from the exons ATGGCGGAACCTGGAGAACAACTGCCGGAGGAGGTGCTGGCACTCATTTTCCGTCACCTGCCCCTGCGGGACCGCGCCGCTGCTGCGAGGGTTTGCAGAGCTTGGGCTGCCGCTGCCACCTGCAGCACTGTGTGGCACAACACGAACATCAG GGAGCCGAGCCGCCTGGCGGCCATAGAGTTGCTGACCGCACTGGCTGGCCGTAACCCCGAGCTGCGAGGCCTGTGCCTGGAGTGCCGCGGAGAAAAGCGGCTCTTCGACTCGGGCCGCGACGTCCTGGACGCCGTGCACGCCCTCTGTAGGGCTGCCCGCGCACTGCGCCACCTCGACCTGAGGCGCTTGCCCTTCACACTGGACGACGCTCTGGTGCTGCAGGTGGCACACGGCTGCCCGGAGCTCTGCAGCCTTTTCCTGGATAACAGTACGCTGGTGGGCAGCGTGGGGCCAGGCTCCGTGCTGGAGTTACTAGAGGCCTGCCCCTGCCTACGCGCCCTCGGCCTGCACCTGGCCAGCCTGTCGCGCACCGCGCTGGAGGCACTGGCGGCGCCAGACCGCGCACCTTTTGAGCTCCTGGCCCTGCGGTGCGCATGTCCCGAAGACGCACGCGCGCCGCCCCTGCCTAACGAAGCCTGGGCCGAGCTGAGCCGCCGCCACCCTGGACTGGCCGtagagctggagctggagccGGCTCTGCCTGCCGAGAGCGTGACGCGCGTCCTGCAGCCTGCTGTGCCCGTGGCTGCGCTGCGCCTCAGCCTCTCTGGGGACACCGTAGGCCCGGTGCGCTTCGCAGCGCGCCACTACGCCGCAACCTTGAGCGCGCTCGAAGTGCGCGCTGCCGCCTCTGCCGAGCTGAACGCCGCGCTGGAAGAGCTGGCAGAGCGCTGCGCGGGCCTGCGCGAAGTGCACTGCTTCTGCGTGGTGCGACCCTCCGTGCTGCACGCCTTCCGCACGCACTGCCCGCGCCTGCGCAGCTACACGCTCAAGCTAACGCGGGAGCCACATCCCTGGCGGCCCACGCTTGTGACGTGA